A genomic region of Raphanus sativus cultivar WK10039 chromosome 6, ASM80110v3, whole genome shotgun sequence contains the following coding sequences:
- the LOC108813451 gene encoding putative pentatricopeptide repeat-containing protein At3g25970 — MKPFLASLLESSLHSLQKLSSTHSHAIKHGYISDVYVSNRVLDSYIKSGFLGHAHNLFDEMPHRDTVSWNTMISGYTSSGKLDNAWRLFTCMRRYGSDADGFTFSRLLKGVASAKRFELGEQVHALVVKGGYECNNVYVGSALVDMYAKCERVEDALDAFEEIWEPNSVSWNALIGGFVQVRDVETAFGLFGCMEVKMMDDGTFAPLLTLLDDPMLCNLLREVHGKVLKLGLEEEITICNAMVSSYADCGSVSDAKRVFDGLGGSKDLITWNSMLAGFSKLERKDSAFELFVELLRTRIETDVYTYTSILSSCDEHQFFGQSLHCLVIKKGLEQVTSVSNALIFMYIQFPTCFMNDALSLFETLEAKDLVSWNSVLTGLSQKGPSEDAVKFFSYLGSSNIEVDDYAFSAVLRSCSDLATLQLGQQIHALATKSSFESNEFVTSSLILMYSKCGVIENAQRCFQQICSTHSTVAWNAMILGYAQHGSGQVSLDLFSQMCNQNVKLDHVTFTAVLTACSHSGLVQEGLELLHSMEPVYKIQPRTEHYAAAVDLLGRAGLVNKAKELIESMPLSPDPMVLKTFLGACRACGEIEMATQVANHLLEMEPDDHFTYVSLSHMYSDAKKWEEKASVKKVMKERGVKKVPGWSWIEIRNEVCAFNAEDRSHPLCEKIYLMVEDLTQEMKWFDSDNEFNYQASPLDVNHS, encoded by the coding sequence ATGAAACCTTTCTTAGCCTCTCTACTAGAGAGCTCTCTCCACTCCCTCCAAAAGCTCTCCTCCACTCACTCCCACGCCATCAAACACGGTTACATCTCAGACGTCTACGTATCCAACAGAGTCCTAGACTCCTACATAAAATCAGGCTTCCTGGGTCACGCCCACAAcctgttcgacgaaatgcctcACAGAGACACAGTCTCTTGGAACACGATGATATCCGGATACACAAGCTCCGGGAAGCTAGACAACGCGTGGCGCTTGTTCACATGTATGAGAAGATACGGTTCCGATGCTGATGGGTTTACTTTCAGTAGGCTGTTGAAAGGTGTTGCTTCTGCGAAAAGGTTTgaacttggggagcaagttcATGCTTTGGTTGTTAAGGGAGGTTATGAGTGTAATAATGTCTACGTTGGGAGTGCGCTTGTTGACATGTACGCGAAATGCGAGAGAGTTGAGGATGCTTTGGATGCGTTTGAGGAGATTTGGGAGCCTAACTCTGTTTCTTGGAACGCTTTGATTGGTGGGTTTGTGCAGGTGAGGGATGTGGAGACTGCTTTTGGGTTGTTTGGTTGTATGGAGGTGAAGATGATGGACGATGGGACTTTTGCTCCACTTCTTACTCTGCTTGATGATCCCATGTTGTGTAACTTGTTGAGGGAGGTACATGGTAAGGTTTTGAAGCTTGGACTTGAGGAAGAGATTACTATCTGCAATGCTATGGTTAGCTCTTATGCAGATTGTGGTTCTGTATCTGATGCCAAGAGAGTTTTTGATGGCTTGGGTGGGTCGAAAGATTTGATTACATGGAACTCGATGCTTGCTGGTTTCTCTAAGCTAGAGCGAAAGGACTCAGCTTTTGAGCTGTTTGTTGAATTGCTTAGGACAAGAATCGAAACCGATGTTTATACTTACACCAGCATCTTAAGCTCTTGTGATGAGCATCAATTCTTCGGACAGTCCTTGCATTGTTTGGTTATAAAGAAGGGACTGGAACAAGTAACTTCAGTTTCGAACGCGTTGATCTTTATGTATATTCAGTTTCCTACATGCTTCATGAACGATGCTCTCTCGCTATTTGAAACCTTGGAAGCTAAGGATCTTGTCTCTTGGAACTCAGTGTTGACAGGGCTTTCTCAAAAAGGTCCAAGCGAGGATGCGGTTAAGTTCTTTAGCTACTTGGGATCTTCAAATATAGAAGTGGATGATTACGCCTTCTCTGCAGTTCTGAGATCATGCTCTGACCTTGCAACACTTCAGTTAGGTCAGCAGATTCACGCTCTGGCTACTAAATCAAGCTTTGAATCAAACGAGTTTGTAACTAGCTCTCTGATCTTGATGTACTCAAAATGTGGAGTTATTGAGAACGCGCAAAGATGCTTCCAGCAGATTTGCTCAACACACAGTACAGTAGCTTGGAACGCAATGATCCTCGGATACGCTCAACACGGTTCAGGGCAAGTCTCACTTGATCTCTTCTCTCAAATGTGTAACCAAAACGTGAAACTAGACCATGTAACCTTCACTGCAGTTCTAACAGCTTGTAGCCACTCTGGTCTGGTACAAGAGGGACTCGAGTTGCTTCACTCGATGGAACCGGTTTACAAAATCCAACCTAGAACAGAACACTACGCAGCTGCTGTTGATCTCTTAGGCAGAGCAGGGCTTGTGAACAAAGCCAAAGAGTTAATCGAATCAATGCCATTGAGTCCTGATCCAATGGTGTTGAAGACTTTCCTTGGAGCTTGCAGGGCCTGTGGGGAGATTGAGATGGCTACTCAGGTGGCTAACCATTTGCTGGAGATGGAGCCAGATGATCATTTCACGTATGTGTCGTTGTCTCATATGTATAGTGATGCCAAGAAGTGGGAAGAGAAAGCGAGTGTGAAGAAGGTGATGAAGGAGAGAGGTGTGAAGAAAGTTCCAGGTTGGAGCTGGATTGAGATTAGAAATGAAGTTTGTGCTTTTAATGCTGAAGATCGATCTCATCCTCTTTGTGAAAAGATTTATTTGATGGTTGAAGATTTGACTCAGGAAATGAAGTGGTTTGATTCTGATAATGAGTTTAATTATCAAGCTTCACCTCTAGATGTTAATCACTCTTAG
- the LOC108837482 gene encoding uncharacterized protein LOC108837482 produces MKKVMVIIDESNSSYDLLIWVLTNLKDVIDSSKVVIFAKQPQNSFTPPTALSTSVGFAQIFCPFSPNAELMRLAQQRNTKIALGILQKAKKLCENNGVKAETFTDVGDLKDTIHKIIQEQKINLIAISDEQNRNLKKCLPTTECSLLVVK; encoded by the exons atgaagaaagttATGGTGATTATCGACGAGAGCAACTCAAGTTATGATTTACTCATTTGGGTCCTCACAAATCTAAAAGATGTCATTGACAGCTCCAAAGTTGTGATCTTCGCAAAACAGCCACAAAACTCCTTCACTCCTCCTACTGCACTTTCTACGTCGGTTGGCTTTGCTCAGATTTTCTGTCCATTTTCACCCA ATGCAGAACTCATGAGATTGGCTCAACAAAGGAATACAAAAATTGCGTTGGGTATATTACAGAAAGCCAAGAAGTTATGTGAAAATAATGGG GTTAAAGCAGAGACATTTACTGATGTTGGAGACTTGAAAGATACAATCCACAAAATAATTCAAGAGCAAAAGATCAACTTAATAGCTATCAGCGATGAACAAAACCGAAATCTTAAAAA GTGTTTACCTACTACAGAGTGTTCTCTTTTGGTCGTGAAGTGA
- the LOC108813877 gene encoding uncharacterized protein LOC108813877 — protein MPKERKQRSVSHERLRGSPMYCESSRALKPSEKQVKEWEEARCPVCMEHPHNGILLVCSSYDNGCRPYMCDTSHRHSNCFDQYRKASKQTEGAAVASASASEVTVVNPREDEEGIVATEGKPKLTCPLCRGDIKEWVVVEPARCFMNAKHRSCSSETCEFSGTYSDLRKHARLLHPGVRPSEADPERQRSWRRLERQRDLGDLLSTLQSSFGVGGEERSSSNEDGIMSFDDGGWLTVFFLIRVFRPESSGGARSSSSSWSGTSRARSHIGVRRRSSRLWGESYEGGDTGTSAARDGENNNQSSDGQESGTQRRRVRRRYYIEDDDDDEEA, from the coding sequence ATGCCTAAAGAGAGGAAACAACGCTCTGTATCTCATGAAAGGCTTAGAGGATCGCCTATGTATTGTGAGTCAAGCCGTGCTCTGAAGCCTAGTGAGAAGCAAGTTAAGGAATGGGAAGAAGCAAGATGTCCTGTCTGTATGGAACATCCTCACAACGGAATCCTTCTCGTTTGCTCTTCCTATGATAATGGCTGCAGGCCTTACATGTGTGACACTAGCCACCGGCATTCCAACTGTTTCGATCAGTACCGCAAAGCTTCTAAACAGACAGAAGGTGCAGCAGTAGCTTCAGCTTCAGCTTCCGAGGTGACAGTTGTGAATCCGAGAGAGGATGAAGAAGGCATTGTGGCAACCGAAGGCAAACCGAAGCTTACTTGCCCGTTATGCCGTGGAGATATAAAAGAATGGGTAGTTGTTGAGCCTGCTCGATGTTTCATGAACGCGAAACATAGAAGCTGTTCTTCCGAGACTTGTGAGTTCAGCGGAACCTACTCTGATTTGAGAAAGCACGCGAGGCTGCTGCATCCGGGAGTGAGGCCATCAGAAGCAGATCCGGAGAGGCAGAGAAGCTGGAGGAGGCTAGAAAGGCAGAGAGACTTGGGTGATTTGCTTAGCACACTACAGTCTTCTTTTGGAGTaggaggagaagagagaagCAGCAGCAATGAAGATGGGATCATGTCGTTTGATGATGGTGGTTGGCTTACAGTGTTCTTCCTCATCCGCGTGTTTAGGCCAGAATCAAGTGGTGGGGCAAGGAGTAGTAGTAGCAGCTGGTCAGGTACGTCTAGAGCTAGGTCACATATAGGTGTGAGAAGAAGATCTTCAAGGCTTTGGGGAGAGAGCTATGAAGGTGGTGATACAGGAACATCAGCAGCTAGAGATGGGGAGAACAATAATCAGTCTTCTGATGGACAAGAGTCTGGAACTCAAAGACGCCGTGTCAGAAGAAGATATTACattgaggatgatgatgatgatgaagaggcgtaa